In Deltaproteobacteria bacterium, one genomic interval encodes:
- a CDS encoding ADP-ribosylglycohydrolase family protein: MGPITSFTVISGSELESFSAFVGAIERGWEGNTVTALEEIQTALSIMNLGPKANTFSGQIQNYREAVARHDSVEQRRLLRQIAAGFSIAQYKGIRPSKLQRFASLAAVREQLGKLWMRRTPTASTASTVSTTPAVEKTLVHKAPRAVIPPLSFEERVKGSVIGGAIGDALGHPTEFLNLEQIRERYGAQGVRDFVLVKSPSGETRFIGGTYTDDTQMTLAVANALLDTEAGYQGDLAGAFSRRFVEWLDSPDNNRAPGNACLNGCNQLKRGIPWYESGTENSKGCGAAMRVAPIGIVYHQQPEKLDEVALFSAILTHWHPTAYAAAIVGARLVAHALQSANPEEFKRTALGTVANYLPASGKEAINALEKIPQALTLPPDEAFALLGGGWVAEEAVAGALYAVLSTPNFEEAVLRAANTNGDSDSLAAIAGGIAGALYGLHAIPEKWVEGVENGETLLTLGGDLAELAKEVSKKDPSERVLRMHDPDLIKFPEIQRYSRDPQATVDLFVLMFADRARALMPFFNHDIWMDTRATDDDKVRISRRYRDRLIQSGQRHESEIVP, translated from the coding sequence ATGGGACCGATCACTTCATTTACCGTTATAAGTGGCTCAGAGCTGGAAAGCTTTAGCGCTTTTGTCGGGGCCATTGAAAGGGGCTGGGAAGGCAATACTGTAACAGCCTTGGAAGAGATACAAACAGCTCTCTCGATCATGAATTTGGGTCCCAAGGCGAATACTTTTTCCGGACAAATTCAAAATTATAGAGAAGCCGTTGCCCGCCACGATTCCGTAGAGCAACGCCGGCTGTTGCGCCAAATTGCGGCAGGGTTTTCCATCGCGCAATATAAAGGAATCCGTCCTTCCAAATTACAACGATTCGCCTCGTTGGCCGCTGTACGAGAACAACTGGGGAAACTCTGGATGAGACGCACCCCGACAGCTTCTACAGCCTCAACAGTCTCAACAACTCCTGCCGTTGAAAAAACTTTAGTTCATAAAGCACCTCGCGCAGTAATCCCTCCGCTGAGTTTTGAAGAACGAGTGAAAGGTAGCGTGATAGGCGGAGCGATTGGAGATGCGCTGGGACATCCTACGGAATTTTTAAATCTGGAACAAATTAGAGAGCGTTATGGAGCGCAGGGGGTTCGGGATTTTGTTTTAGTTAAAAGCCCGTCTGGTGAGACACGGTTTATTGGCGGTACCTACACGGACGATACTCAAATGACCCTTGCTGTTGCCAACGCCCTTCTCGACACAGAGGCGGGATATCAAGGCGATTTAGCCGGGGCTTTTTCAAGGCGTTTTGTCGAATGGCTGGATTCTCCCGATAACAATCGTGCCCCCGGAAACGCATGCCTCAATGGCTGTAACCAATTGAAGCGTGGAATACCGTGGTATGAATCGGGAACTGAAAATTCAAAAGGTTGCGGTGCGGCTATGCGTGTGGCACCCATCGGTATTGTCTATCATCAACAGCCGGAAAAACTGGACGAAGTCGCCCTGTTTTCAGCCATTCTAACCCATTGGCATCCAACGGCTTACGCGGCGGCAATTGTGGGTGCGCGACTTGTTGCTCATGCTTTACAATCCGCGAATCCAGAAGAGTTTAAACGAACGGCTCTGGGTACTGTGGCAAACTACCTTCCGGCCAGTGGCAAAGAAGCGATAAACGCGCTTGAAAAAATTCCTCAGGCATTGACCCTGCCTCCGGATGAAGCCTTCGCGTTGTTGGGTGGGGGGTGGGTTGCGGAAGAGGCGGTGGCGGGGGCTTTGTATGCCGTCTTGTCAACACCCAATTTTGAAGAGGCTGTTTTGAGAGCCGCGAATACCAACGGAGATTCCGACAGTCTGGCCGCAATCGCGGGCGGCATCGCGGGGGCTTTGTATGGTCTTCACGCGATTCCGGAAAAGTGGGTGGAAGGAGTGGAAAATGGGGAAACATTGTTGACATTGGGCGGTGATTTGGCTGAACTCGCGAAAGAAGTTTCGAAAAAAGATCCTTCCGAAAGGGTACTCCGTATGCATGACCCTGATTTGATAAAATTTCCGGAAATACAGCGCTACTCGCGAGACCCGCAGGCCACCGTTGATTTGTTTGTTTTGATGTTCGCGGACAGAGCGCGTGCCTTGA